The stretch of DNA CCGGATCGGTTCCGTGTTCGTCGGAGCCTGACACGGAGGACGCTTCCCCGGGCAGGCCTGTGGATGCAGCACGTGGACGGGAGCGACTCCGGCTGTGTGGTCTCTGATCTGGACGGCCCATGCGTGGCGGGCACGAGCGGCTCTCCCTGGGACGATGGGCTGATGAGCACCGATCCCGAGCGCCGCCGCAGGAGGGCCGACGTCGTCGGCCTCCTCGAGCCGAACCCCCACCCGCTGGCGACCGTCACGATCGGCATCGGCGCAGTGGTCGTCCTGACGGTGATCGGCTTCTTCCTCGGCTCGGTGGACATCGGCCTCGCGAAGGCGTTCAACACGCTGCACACGGGTGCGGTCGGCGCCTTCACGACGGCGGTCTACCACGTCATCAGTCCGGTCCCGGCGATCGCGATCACGTTCGTCGTCGCGGGCATCATCTGGTGGCGGGCCAGGGACGTCCGGCCGGCGCTCGGGTTCGGGATGACGATCGCGATCACCTGGCTGCCCTCGGCGGTCGTCAAGGAGATCGTGCACCGGGCCCGCCCCGACGTGGCGCTCCTGCCGCACCCGTTCCCCGTCCAGCCCGACCCCGGGTACCCGAGCGGCCACACGGTCTACATCACCGCGTTCGTGATCGCGCTCGTGTGGGTCGTCCGTGAGACGCGGTGGCACCAGGTCGCCCGGATCGCCGGTGTCGTGGCGATCGTGGTGGTCTTCCTGTCGGTGTCGATCGACGCGGTGCACTACCCGACCGATGCCGCGGCGTCGATCCTGTGGGCACTGGCGGTGGCACCGGCGGCCCGGGTGGTGTGGGTGGACTGGGCGATGCCGCGCATCCCGTTCCTCCGCCCCCGGGAGGGCGCCGCGGTGCCATTCGTTCGCCGCCACTGACCGCGGCGACGGCCGACGAGCCCCGCTGCGCCGCAGGGTACGGGACGACTACGCCCGGCTGCGCCGCGCCGCCACGAGGGCGACGACGGCGACCACCGCGGCAGCGAGCATGACGACGGCGAGCGGTGCCGCCGTGCCCTCGCCCCCGATGCTGACGAGCGGTGACACGAGTGCTGCGAGCCCGAACTGCAGTGCCCCGAGCACGGCCGACGCACTGCCGGCGACCCCGGGCACCGCGCCGAGCGCCAGCGCCGTGGCGTTCCCGAGCACGAGGCCGAGCGACCCGACCGCGGCGAACAGCGGCACCGCGAGCCAGAGGACCGGCGCCCCGGTCGCGACGAGCAGCGCGAACGCCACGGTCGACGCCACCACGAGGGTGATGCCGAGCGTCAGGACGCCCTCGACCGACCGGGTCGCGGTGAGCTTCGCCGACAGGATGCTCACGCCCATCAGCGCGAGCGCGTTCAGGCCGAAGGCGAGCCCGTAGCCGACGGTGTCGAGCCCGAGCATGCCCTGGTACAGGAACGGCGACGCCGAGATGTACGCCATCATCACCGCGAACGCGAAGCCGAAGACCGCCGTGTAGCCGACGAACGTCCGCGATCGCAGGGCCCGCAGCGGCGAACCGGACGCCACGCGCTCGGCCCGCAGGGCGTCGCGGCGCGACCGCAGGTGCGTCTCCCGCACGACGGCGAGCACGGCGACGAGCATCAGCACCGACAGGCCGAGCACGATCGACAGCAGTCCGCGCCACCCGATCGGTCCGGTGAGCAGCCCGCCGAGCAGCGGCGCCACCACGGGGGCGACCCCGCCGACGATCATCATGAGCGAGAACGCCCGCGCCGCCGGCTTGCCGGTCGCGAGGTCGGAGATCACGGCGCGGCCGATCACCATGCCGGCCGCGCCTCCGAGGCCCTGCAGCAGGCGGGCGACGACGAGCACGCCGACGTTCGGCGCGAGCACGGCAGCGGCGCTCGCGAGCACGCAGAGTGCGGCTCCGGCGACGAGCGGGGGCACGCGGCCGAACCGGTCCGACAGCGGCCCGAAGACGAGCTGTCCCGCGGTCACGCCGACCAGGAACGCCGTCAGGGTGAGCTGCACGGTCGTCGCCGAGGCGGACAGCTCCGTGGTCATCCGGGGGAACGCCGGCAGGTACAGGTCGGTCGCGAAGGGCGCGACCGCGCTGAGCAGGCCGAGCACGAGCAGCAGCGGTGTCGTGATGCCCGTGGGGCGGGTGGAGGGCGTCGCCGTGGAGGCGCGGATGGATCCGGTGTCCGTCGTCATGGTTATGACATCATAACTCATTGTGGAGGAGCGGTACAGTGACGGCATGGCACCAGCGGTCTCCGACGACGCCCTCGCCGAGTTCGCCGACGTCGTGCTGCGCATCGGCCGCGAGGTCGACCCGCACGGCCCGCACGCGCTCGACATCGTGCCGCTCACGGGGACCGAGGCGCTCGTGATGCGCTGGGTGCACCGGAACCCGGGCGACTCGCCGAGCGCCGTCGCCGAGGCCACCGCCCTGCAGCGCAGCAACTGCAGCGTCGCGCTCCGCTCCCTCGTCGCGAAGGGCATGGTCGAGCGCCGCACGGACCCGGAGGACGCCCGGACCGTGCAGCTGCACCCCACCCCGCTCGCCCACGACAGCATCGCCCGGCTGCACGCGCACTGGGCGGGTCGGCTCCGCGCCGCCCTCGGCGGCGACGAGCACGGACTCGACGCGGCTGCCACCCTGCTCGCGCGCATCGACGACGGCCTGCGCCGCGGCTGACGACGGCCTGGAGGCGCGTGGCGGGGCCGCCACGCGCCTCCAGACCGTCCCGTGGTGCGCCCCGTGGTGCGTCCCGACGGATCCCGTGTGCCGTCCGGACGGGCTTGGTACCCTGGTGGGACACAACAGCAAGCAGTGTGTATCTACCGGCCGTCGACCCCACCGACGGACAGCGGCGGCACCCGACGGGCCCGCTGCCCGACCAGGCCGGGCCCCAGAAGGCACACCCCCTCATGCTCCAACCCCGACGCTCCGACGCGTCCCTCGTCTCCCTCGCCGGTCGGTGGTACTTCCCGATCGCGTTCGTCGCCCGGCTCCCCTTCGCGATGATGGTCGTCGGTGTCCTGACCCTCGTGGTCGCGTCCCGTGACTCCGTCGCCCTCGGCGGCATCAACTCCGCGTTCGTCGGCATCGGCTCGGCGGTCTTCGGGCCGCTCGTCGGTGCGGCCGCGGACCGCTTCGGCCAGCGTGCCGTCCTCGTGCCGGTCGGCCTCGCGAACGCCGTGCTCCTCGGGGTCCTGCCGCTCGTCGTCGCGAGCACCGCACCCGACCTCGCCGTCCTCGCCATGTCGTTCCTCATCGGAGCGACCGCGCCCCAGGTCGCGCCGATGTCCCGCACGCGACTCGTCGCGATCATCCGGCAGCGCATGTCCGGGGCCCGACGCGACAAGGTGTTCAGCGGCACGATGGCGTACGAGTCGGCCGCGGACGAGACCGTCTTCATCGTCGGACCGTTCCTGGTCGGCCTGCTCGCGAGCACGATCGCACCGTGGGTCGCCGTCGCGGGAGCCTCGGCGCTGACCTTCGTCTTCGTCACCGCCTTCGCCCTGCACCCGACCGGTGCCCTCGTCGTCGGTGGCCCGGCCCAGGAGACGCGCGCTCCGGCCCGGCAGCTGCTGCGCCCCCGGCTCCTCGTGGTCGTCGTCGGGATCCTCGGGATCGGGCTCTTCTTCGGAGCCACGCTGACCTCGCTGACGGCGTTCATGGAACAGCAGGGCGAGGCGTCCCGGGCGGGCCTGCTCTACGGCGTGATGGGGATCGGCTCCGCGGCGCTCGCGCTCGGGTCGGCTGCGTTCCCGCAGCGGTTCGGCGTCGCCTGGCGCTGGCTCGTGTTCGGCGTCGTGCTGCTCGGTGGCGCGATCGCCTTCAGCCGGGTGGACTCCGTCGGCGCGGTCGTCCTCGTGCTCGGCGTGATGGGCATCGGCATCGGTCCGACCCTCGTGGCGCAGTACAGCCTGGGCTCGGACCGGTCACCCGTCGGACGCTCGGCGACCACGATGACGATCCTCGGCTCGGCGGTCATCGTCGGGCAGTCGATCGCGTCGGCCGTCGTCGGCGAGGTCGCGGAGCGGGCCGGCACCGGTGCCGCGATGGCGTTCCCCGCGTACGCCGCGGCGCTGGTCGTCGCCGCCGCCGTGGTGGACCTGCTGCTCGCACGGCGGGAGCGCACGCCGGTCGCTGCGACCGCCTGACCCACCCTGCGCCCGGCCGGCGCGGCCCGACCGCTGCGGCTCGGTGCAGGCTGGACCACATGCGCATCCTCGTCCTCGGCGGCACCGCCTGGCTCGGCCGGACCGTCGTGCAGCACGCCCTCGACGCCGGTCACGACGTCGCCTGCGTCGCGCGCGGCTCCGACGTCCCCGCGGGCGCTCGGCTCGTGCAGGCCGACCGCGACCACGACGATGCCCTGGCCGTGGTGTCCCGTGAGCACTGGGACGCGGTCATCGACGTCTCGCGCGCCCCGGAGCACGTCCGCCGGGCCGTCCGGGACCTCGAGCCCGTCGCCGACCGGTACGTCTTCGTGTCGACCGTCAGCGTCTACGCCTCCCAGGCCGAGCGCGGTGCCGACGAACACGCCGCCGTGCTCGACCCGTCCGACGACCCCGCCGAGTACGGCGCCGCCAAGGTGGCGTGCGAGCGCGCGGTCGTCGACGCTTTCGGAGCCGAGCGGACGTCGATCGCCCGGGCCGGACTCGTCGGAGGACCGGGCGACCACACCGGACGTTCTGGCTACTGGCCGTGGCGGTTCGCTCGTGCAGCCGCGATCGGTCGCGCAGTCGTGATCCCCGCGCGGACGGACCGGTCCACCTCGGTGATCGACGTCCGTGACCTCGCGGACTGGCTCGTCGGAGCGGCCGAGGGTGGCCGAGCGGGCGTCCACGACGTCGCCGGCGAGGTCCTCACGTTGCGCCAGCACCTCGACGCAGCACGCGCGGCCGCCGCCGCGGACGTCCCGGTCGTGCCGCTGGCGGACGAGGTGCTCCTCGAGCGCGGCGTGGCCCCGTGGGCGGGTGCGAGGTCCCTGCCACTGTGGATCCCCGACGACGACCACCAAGGGATGAACGACCGCCCGGCCCACCGGGCGCGATCGGCCGGTCTGATGCGCAGACCGCTCGCCGAGACGCTGGCGGACGTGCTCGCATGGGAGCAGCTCCAGCCGGTCCACCCGCACGGCGCAGGACTCTCGGACGACGACGTGGACGAGATCTTGGGGGATGAGTAGAGGAAGTAGAGGAAGTAGAGGAAGTAGAGGAAGTGCCCCCGACCGCGGTCGGGGGCACTTCCTCTACAGCGTCGACTCGGTGCGCAGCGTCAGCCGAAGAATCCTGATCGGCGGCAGAAGAGCGTTTGCTGATCTCGGCGGCTCAGAAGGCGATGTACTTCCCGTTGTCGTAGAGCAGGAAGGACTGCGCGCTGTCCGGAACGAGGTAAGCGGTGTACCCGGTGAACTTCGATCCGGGGTAGAGGGTCGGTCCGTCGCTCATGGAGGGCATCCCATCACCGAACATGATGTACTCGCCGTCGTACCGGTTGCCCTCGGGGGTCGCGAGGGAGAGATCGACCGACGCAAGTGAGGGCTCGACGCCATCCGGGTCGATCCCCGTCATCGTCAGTTCCGCGACGACGTACTTGAACCCAGCCGGCGCTTCGTCGTTGAACATGTTGTACTGCGCGACGGCTGCATTTGCGTTGGCATCCACGATGCGCGCCGTCAAGCTGTACTTCTCGCCGCCGAGCAGCCCTTTGGCGGTGTAGGGCTGCGGCGCAGGGTTCTCGACGGTGCCAGCCGCAGCCGGAGCTGCCTCGGACGCCGTCTCAGACTCGTCGGCGGCGGCTGGCGCGTTCGGCGGGGTCTCCTGCTCCGACGGCTCGGTGGGCTTGGCCGTCTCAGCAGCCTCGACCACGCTGGAAGCCGTCGATGCGGAATCGGAGCTGTCATCCCCTCCGCC from Curtobacterium sp. SGAir0471 encodes:
- a CDS encoding phosphatase PAP2 family protein, with product MSTDPERRRRRADVVGLLEPNPHPLATVTIGIGAVVVLTVIGFFLGSVDIGLAKAFNTLHTGAVGAFTTAVYHVISPVPAIAITFVVAGIIWWRARDVRPALGFGMTIAITWLPSAVVKEIVHRARPDVALLPHPFPVQPDPGYPSGHTVYITAFVIALVWVVRETRWHQVARIAGVVAIVVVFLSVSIDAVHYPTDAAASILWALAVAPAARVVWVDWAMPRIPFLRPREGAAVPFVRRH
- a CDS encoding multidrug effflux MFS transporter, with the protein product MTTDTGSIRASTATPSTRPTGITTPLLLVLGLLSAVAPFATDLYLPAFPRMTTELSASATTVQLTLTAFLVGVTAGQLVFGPLSDRFGRVPPLVAGAALCVLASAAAVLAPNVGVLVVARLLQGLGGAAGMVIGRAVISDLATGKPAARAFSLMMIVGGVAPVVAPLLGGLLTGPIGWRGLLSIVLGLSVLMLVAVLAVVRETHLRSRRDALRAERVASGSPLRALRSRTFVGYTAVFGFAFAVMMAYISASPFLYQGMLGLDTVGYGLAFGLNALALMGVSILSAKLTATRSVEGVLTLGITLVVASTVAFALLVATGAPVLWLAVPLFAAVGSLGLVLGNATALALGAVPGVAGSASAVLGALQFGLAALVSPLVSIGGEGTAAPLAVVMLAAAVVAVVALVAARRSRA
- a CDS encoding MarR family winged helix-turn-helix transcriptional regulator yields the protein MAPAVSDDALAEFADVVLRIGREVDPHGPHALDIVPLTGTEALVMRWVHRNPGDSPSAVAEATALQRSNCSVALRSLVAKGMVERRTDPEDARTVQLHPTPLAHDSIARLHAHWAGRLRAALGGDEHGLDAAATLLARIDDGLRRG
- a CDS encoding MFS transporter — protein: MLQPRRSDASLVSLAGRWYFPIAFVARLPFAMMVVGVLTLVVASRDSVALGGINSAFVGIGSAVFGPLVGAAADRFGQRAVLVPVGLANAVLLGVLPLVVASTAPDLAVLAMSFLIGATAPQVAPMSRTRLVAIIRQRMSGARRDKVFSGTMAYESAADETVFIVGPFLVGLLASTIAPWVAVAGASALTFVFVTAFALHPTGALVVGGPAQETRAPARQLLRPRLLVVVVGILGIGLFFGATLTSLTAFMEQQGEASRAGLLYGVMGIGSAALALGSAAFPQRFGVAWRWLVFGVVLLGGAIAFSRVDSVGAVVLVLGVMGIGIGPTLVAQYSLGSDRSPVGRSATTMTILGSAVIVGQSIASAVVGEVAERAGTGAAMAFPAYAAALVVAAAVVDLLLARRERTPVAATA
- a CDS encoding NAD-dependent epimerase/dehydratase family protein; the encoded protein is MRILVLGGTAWLGRTVVQHALDAGHDVACVARGSDVPAGARLVQADRDHDDALAVVSREHWDAVIDVSRAPEHVRRAVRDLEPVADRYVFVSTVSVYASQAERGADEHAAVLDPSDDPAEYGAAKVACERAVVDAFGAERTSIARAGLVGGPGDHTGRSGYWPWRFARAAAIGRAVVIPARTDRSTSVIDVRDLADWLVGAAEGGRAGVHDVAGEVLTLRQHLDAARAAAAADVPVVPLADEVLLERGVAPWAGARSLPLWIPDDDHQGMNDRPAHRARSAGLMRRPLAETLADVLAWEQLQPVHPHGAGLSDDDVDEILGDE
- a CDS encoding DUF4190 domain-containing protein, with translation MPQDTPPGWYPAPHADNEPRYWDGRDWAETPPPFQPDQPNAQMHGSVAQMAPPTVQAPGSGTQPTGLSIAALVVGILAFLTGLVPVLGLLLAIAAVVLAIMALVKRQAKKMAITGLVLGGVALLTGLAVAGGGDDSSDSASTASSVVEAAETAKPTEPSEQETPPNAPAAADESETASEAAPAAAGTVENPAPQPYTAKGLLGGEKYSLTARIVDANANAAVAQYNMFNDEAPAGFKYVVAELTMTGIDPDGVEPSLASVDLSLATPEGNRYDGEYIMFGDGMPSMSDGPTLYPGSKFTGYTAYLVPDSAQSFLLYDNGKYIAF